One genomic segment of Desulfocapsa sulfexigens DSM 10523 includes these proteins:
- a CDS encoding response regulator gives MNDSARILLVDDEPRFCESLSQILSLSGYNVTISYTGKEAVELLEGNTFDLLLLDVVLPDMPGYQIMDSLKDEDLGTATIMLTGNATVETAIEALKKGAYDYLKKPLDHELLFNTIRKAMKHSRLEKELKISEERSKTLAEASWEGIAIHSNGRLLDGNEQFFEMFGYQPAELLDKEIPEKILSGTVIAEVSLRIKKKSLDVINHWALEKMERSFLLKSVVDE, from the coding sequence ATGAATGATTCAGCACGGATTCTTCTTGTTGATGATGAACCACGGTTTTGTGAAAGTCTTTCTCAGATTCTTAGCTTGTCTGGCTATAATGTGACCATTTCGTATACAGGTAAAGAGGCCGTTGAGCTTCTGGAGGGTAATACCTTTGATCTCTTGCTTCTGGACGTAGTGTTGCCGGATATGCCTGGCTATCAAATAATGGATAGCCTTAAGGATGAGGATTTGGGGACAGCAACAATTATGCTGACCGGGAATGCCACAGTGGAGACGGCAATAGAGGCATTGAAAAAAGGAGCTTATGATTACCTGAAAAAACCGCTTGATCATGAGCTCCTTTTTAATACCATTCGTAAGGCAATGAAACATAGCCGTTTGGAAAAGGAACTGAAGATCAGCGAAGAACGATCTAAAACGCTGGCAGAAGCTTCCTGGGAGGGCATTGCAATTCATTCTAATGGTCGTTTGCTGGATGGCAATGAACAGTTTTTTGAGATGTTTGGTTATCAGCCTGCAGAGCTTCTTGATAAAGAAATTCCTGAGAAAATCTTATCTGGCACTGTCATTGCTGAGGTGAGTTTAAGAATTAAAAAAAAATCTTTGGATGTTATAAATCACTGGGCCTTAGAAAAGATGGAACGGAGTTTCCTATTGAAATCAGTAGTCGACGAATAA
- a CDS encoding ATP-binding protein, producing the protein MAGSVAHDLNNILSGIVTLPELLLMQMGDEHEYRDTIQLIQEAGKEAASVVSDLITVARGATAEKEVCNLNTVVESLITKIKKKQMDRRLEGVAINVCCEPGLPNSYCSVVHINKVLMNLIGNAAEEMEGKGTIVVRTKNVFVEEPRLGYEIIEAGEYIVVSITDSGSGIKEEDIKKIFEPFYSKKAMGRSGTGLGLAIVWNTVHDHDGFIDLTSDESGTTFDLYFPTTKAGVRSESSQLSISNFKGNGESILVIDDQEKQQEIARKILTALGYKAYTVGSGEEAIAYIKQYPVDLLILDMIMNKGINGRKTYEEILKINPKQKAIIASGFAENNEVKQTIILGASQFVRKPYALTQIGQAVRQALL; encoded by the coding sequence ATGGCCGGGTCAGTTGCTCATGATTTAAATAACATTTTATCCGGGATAGTTACCCTGCCGGAGCTCTTGCTGATGCAAATGGGAGATGAACATGAATATCGTGATACTATCCAACTCATACAGGAGGCAGGCAAGGAAGCGGCTTCTGTAGTTTCGGATTTAATAACAGTAGCCAGAGGAGCTACTGCTGAAAAAGAAGTTTGTAACCTGAATACTGTCGTCGAGAGCTTAATTACAAAAATAAAGAAAAAACAAATGGATCGCCGCCTGGAAGGTGTTGCTATCAATGTTTGTTGTGAACCTGGACTCCCAAACAGCTATTGCTCAGTGGTTCATATTAATAAAGTCCTGATGAATTTGATTGGTAATGCAGCAGAGGAGATGGAAGGAAAAGGGACGATTGTTGTCCGTACCAAAAATGTTTTCGTTGAAGAGCCCCGTTTAGGGTATGAGATTATTGAAGCGGGAGAATATATTGTTGTCAGCATAACGGATAGTGGCTCCGGTATAAAAGAGGAAGATATAAAGAAAATATTTGAACCCTTTTATTCAAAAAAGGCGATGGGGAGAAGTGGAACGGGCCTTGGATTGGCAATAGTCTGGAATACTGTACATGATCATGATGGGTTTATTGATTTAACAAGCGATGAAAGTGGTACTACTTTTGATCTTTATTTTCCTACAACAAAAGCAGGTGTCAGGAGTGAAAGTTCACAGTTGTCTATCAGTAACTTTAAGGGAAATGGAGAGAGCATTCTTGTGATAGATGATCAGGAGAAGCAACAGGAAATAGCCAGGAAAATTCTGACTGCTCTTGGATACAAGGCGTACACCGTAGGCAGTGGTGAAGAGGCAATCGCCTATATTAAGCAGTATCCGGTGGATTTGCTTATCCTTGATATGATAATGAATAAGGGTATTAATGGTCGCAAGACATACGAGGAAATTTTAAAAATTAATCCAAAGCAGAAAGCCATCATTGCCAGCGGTTTTGCAGAAAACAATGAGGTTAAGCAGACAATTATTCTAGGAGCAAGTCAATTTGTCAGGAAACCCTATGCATTGACTCAGATAGGACAGGCAGTGAGGCAGGCGTTGTTGTAA
- the rpsA gene encoding 30S ribosomal protein S1 translates to MSEENASFAELFQESESKSIRRLNPGEKITATIVGISGESIFLDCGGKSEGILDASEIQSTDGESSPAVGDKLDVYFLQTKGGAQLFTISIGSGKNTEHLGEACRSGIPVEGVVKEEIKGGFEITLGGSIRAFCPYSQMGLRRVEDAAAEYIDQRMNFLITSYEENGRNIVVSARALLEQEREKLRDALQETLAEGDTLTGIITSIRDFGAFVDIGGVDGLVPISEIGWSRIENINDFYAVDQKVSVVIKKLDWDNNRITLSIKETLEDPWEQAAAKLSGGQILTGKVARLAQFGAFVTLAPGIDGLIHISKLGKGRRINHPREVLEEGQEIEVQIESIDTVEKRISLVPSDYVGPEDDQKAEEKLVESFQKSNKEQPSTLGTFGDLLQAKLAEKSK, encoded by the coding sequence ATGTCAGAAGAGAATGCCAGTTTTGCCGAACTTTTCCAGGAAAGTGAATCCAAATCCATCCGTCGTCTGAACCCCGGTGAGAAGATCACAGCAACCATCGTGGGGATCAGCGGAGAATCCATTTTTCTCGATTGCGGAGGAAAAAGTGAGGGTATTCTTGATGCTTCGGAGATACAGAGCACCGATGGCGAGAGTAGCCCGGCAGTTGGTGACAAACTCGATGTCTATTTTTTGCAAACCAAGGGAGGAGCCCAGCTCTTTACCATCAGCATAGGCTCCGGAAAAAACACGGAACACCTTGGAGAAGCATGCCGCAGCGGCATCCCCGTTGAAGGTGTTGTCAAGGAAGAGATTAAGGGTGGTTTTGAAATCACTCTTGGTGGTTCCATCCGCGCCTTTTGTCCCTACTCCCAAATGGGACTGCGTCGTGTTGAAGATGCGGCAGCCGAATATATTGACCAGAGGATGAACTTTCTCATAACCAGCTATGAAGAAAATGGCAGAAACATTGTGGTCTCAGCCCGTGCCCTTCTTGAACAGGAGCGGGAAAAACTCCGTGATGCATTACAGGAGACACTTGCAGAGGGTGACACGCTGACCGGGATTATTACCTCCATTCGTGACTTTGGTGCCTTTGTTGATATTGGTGGCGTTGATGGGCTTGTGCCTATCTCAGAAATCGGCTGGAGCAGGATTGAGAACATCAATGACTTTTATGCAGTGGATCAAAAGGTCAGTGTGGTTATAAAAAAACTGGACTGGGACAATAACCGTATCACTCTCAGCATCAAAGAGACCCTGGAAGACCCATGGGAACAGGCCGCCGCGAAGCTCAGTGGTGGACAGATCCTCACCGGAAAAGTGGCCCGGCTGGCTCAGTTTGGTGCCTTTGTTACCCTAGCACCCGGAATAGATGGACTGATTCATATTTCCAAGCTTGGCAAAGGACGACGCATCAATCATCCACGTGAAGTTCTTGAAGAGGGACAGGAAATTGAAGTTCAGATAGAAAGTATTGATACCGTCGAAAAACGTATCAGCCTTGTTCCTTCTGATTATGTCGGCCCTGAAGACGATCAAAAAGCAGAGGAAAAGTTGGTCGAAAGTTTCCAGAAAAGCAACAAAGAACAACCGTCAACTCTTGGAACATTTGGTGATCTCCTGCAGGCAAAACTTGCGGAAAAATCGAAATAA
- a CDS encoding RiPP maturation radical SAM C-methyltransferase, translating into MEQATPFRLGLVSMPWSIFNRPSIQLAALKSWLDTRENGSIVTSLFHPYLNAAAAIGTETYHYLAKNSWAGEALYSPLLFPKQKNQAEQLFYESCRREKGLKDLDFDRYVQLLDDALERWLDSLDLAAYDLIGFSVCFNQLISSLTAADRIKKRCPDLPIVFGGSGCVGEIGVSLLHGFSQIDFVISGEGENNLAQLCHTLHSAGDTSTLPPQVFSLKTAAHISSSCPGISDLNTLPVPDYGPYFREMTHTFPTQPFVPILPIEFSRGCWWNKCTFCNLNLQWRGYRWKQADSMLREVRQQSTRHKCLDFCFTDNALPPKEADSFFNTLAHERCDYSFFAEVRVITDPDTPRNYRRGGLTTIQVGIESLSTSLLKRMKKGTTAIENIAAMRQSAEAGIQLDGNLIVEFPGSSMTEVEETLNNLDFVLPYAPLAPASFFLGHGSPVAKDPGSYGILAVTQHPKNKKLFPKEILRNLNMLIKGYRGDRGRQHKQWQEVIKKISNWKKFHDKRNTAHPPLSYRDGMTFLLIRQEQLDGSTLQHRLQGASRKIYLFCQRIRSLDEINQEFPTIKEDTLRGFLQDLCSKKLIFQEENQFLALAIKR; encoded by the coding sequence ATGGAACAAGCAACTCCCTTTCGGCTGGGACTGGTCTCTATGCCCTGGTCGATTTTTAATCGTCCCTCCATCCAGCTTGCCGCACTCAAATCCTGGCTCGACACCAGAGAAAACGGTTCCATTGTAACAAGCCTTTTCCATCCCTACCTCAATGCCGCCGCTGCCATTGGTACCGAAACCTACCACTATCTCGCAAAAAACAGCTGGGCTGGTGAGGCACTGTACAGCCCCCTGCTTTTTCCTAAACAGAAGAATCAGGCTGAACAACTCTTTTATGAAAGCTGCCGCAGGGAAAAAGGTCTTAAAGACCTTGATTTCGATAGATACGTACAGCTCCTCGACGATGCCCTGGAACGGTGGCTCGACAGCCTGGACCTTGCAGCCTATGATCTCATTGGATTCTCCGTCTGTTTTAACCAACTGATCTCATCACTCACAGCGGCGGATAGAATAAAAAAACGCTGTCCAGACCTGCCTATAGTCTTCGGTGGCTCCGGCTGTGTCGGCGAAATTGGGGTATCCCTCCTCCATGGTTTTTCCCAGATCGATTTCGTTATCAGTGGTGAGGGCGAGAATAATCTGGCACAACTCTGTCATACGCTCCATTCTGCAGGAGACACAAGCACCTTACCACCCCAGGTCTTCAGCCTGAAAACAGCAGCACATATCAGCAGCAGTTGCCCTGGCATTTCAGATTTGAACACTCTACCGGTACCGGATTACGGCCCCTACTTTCGGGAAATGACGCATACCTTTCCCACTCAGCCATTCGTACCCATTCTCCCCATTGAATTTTCCAGGGGATGCTGGTGGAATAAATGTACATTCTGCAACCTGAATCTCCAGTGGCGCGGCTACCGCTGGAAACAGGCAGACAGCATGCTCAGAGAAGTGCGACAGCAAAGTACGCGGCATAAATGTCTTGATTTCTGTTTTACGGACAATGCCCTGCCACCAAAGGAGGCCGACAGTTTTTTCAACACCCTGGCCCATGAAAGGTGTGATTACAGTTTCTTTGCCGAGGTACGTGTTATTACAGATCCAGACACCCCTCGCAACTATCGCAGAGGCGGCCTCACCACCATTCAGGTGGGTATCGAATCACTTTCCACCAGTCTGCTCAAAAGAATGAAAAAGGGAACCACTGCCATTGAAAACATAGCCGCCATGCGCCAGAGTGCCGAGGCCGGCATTCAGCTTGATGGAAATCTGATAGTTGAATTCCCTGGCAGCTCCATGACCGAAGTAGAAGAAACCCTGAACAACCTGGATTTTGTCCTCCCCTACGCACCTCTTGCCCCTGCCTCTTTTTTTCTCGGTCATGGCTCACCTGTTGCAAAAGATCCCGGAAGCTATGGGATTCTTGCAGTAACCCAGCATCCAAAGAACAAAAAACTCTTTCCTAAAGAAATCCTCCGGAATCTCAACATGCTTATCAAGGGTTACCGTGGTGACAGGGGCCGTCAACATAAGCAGTGGCAGGAAGTTATCAAAAAAATCAGCAACTGGAAGAAATTTCACGATAAACGTAATACTGCACACCCGCCCCTCAGCTATCGGGATGGCATGACTTTTCTCCTTATACGTCAGGAACAGCTGGACGGTTCCACACTGCAGCACAGATTACAGGGTGCCTCCAGGAAAATTTATCTTTTCTGCCAAAGGATTCGCAGCCTTGACGAGATCAATCAGGAATTTCCAACAATCAAAGAAGACACGCTGAGAGGCTTTTTACAGGATCTCTGCAGCAAGAAACTGATCTTTCAGGAAGAAAATCAGTTTCTGGCGCTTGCCATTAAGCGCTGA
- a CDS encoding LolA family protein, whose translation MKTFQAARLSLFTFLFFTTLLLPSLVNAAETPEEVASRLQKRYDTIYSFTFDFNQDTRGQLSGRPKKGSGQAFFLKSNAPGENNGKMRWNYSTPEKQVLVSDGVTFSMYFASMAQMIISPASALQQDLTYSFFTGSGDLLEDFTVLPPDLTLSPEDQTTIIKLIPKAKQSQVAEIHLWVTDDSLIRRIEILDHFDTLTVLNFSNLLVNTLDRDNTELMEQLFHFNPPEGTEIINQ comes from the coding sequence ATGAAAACTTTCCAGGCAGCCAGACTCTCTCTTTTTACCTTTCTCTTTTTCACCACCCTGCTCCTGCCCTCTTTGGTAAATGCGGCAGAAACACCTGAGGAAGTCGCCTCACGACTGCAGAAGCGCTACGACACTATCTACTCATTTACTTTTGACTTCAATCAGGACACCAGAGGCCAGCTCAGTGGACGCCCCAAAAAGGGAAGCGGCCAGGCCTTCTTTTTGAAAAGCAATGCTCCAGGTGAGAATAATGGTAAAATGCGCTGGAACTATTCAACTCCCGAAAAACAGGTGCTGGTGAGCGACGGTGTCACATTTTCAATGTATTTTGCCTCCATGGCCCAGATGATCATCAGCCCGGCTTCTGCTCTGCAGCAGGATCTGACCTATTCTTTTTTCACAGGATCCGGTGATCTGCTTGAGGATTTCACTGTCCTCCCCCCCGATCTGACCCTGAGTCCCGAAGACCAGACCACTATCATCAAATTGATTCCCAAAGCAAAACAGTCTCAGGTCGCCGAAATTCATCTCTGGGTGACCGATGATTCCCTTATTCGACGTATAGAAATACTGGATCATTTCGACACGCTGACTGTTCTTAATTTCAGTAATCTTCTGGTCAATACTCTTGACAGAGACAATACCGAGCTTATGGAACAACTCTTTCATTTCAATCCACCGGAAGGTACAGAGATCATCAATCAATAA